In a genomic window of Amblyomma americanum isolate KBUSLIRL-KWMA chromosome 4, ASM5285725v1, whole genome shotgun sequence:
- the LOC144128763 gene encoding thiol S-methyltransferase TMT1A-like, with translation MSNVYGSRSRENFALYLVAGVPLTLFVMCLLLRRQRKEAQRRFFAWVYAKYYADHNAAILAPLKRELFADMNQIVSADPVLRARGAIRIVEIGVGTGTNLAYYPPGSKVISVEPNPYFENIFRENRCAFPNVEIERFVLGKAEDMSSIPSDSVDCVVSTLVLCSVEHMGFAIREVKRILVRGGSFYYVEHIGYKEGSWSYRLQQLVQPLWSLLSDGCQLTRDVPSYVEFIGFREMFEKVHYPPEMPFVVRPTLVGKAIK, from the exons ATGTCCAATGTGTACGGCAGCAGGAGCCGCGAGAACTTCGCGCTGTACTTGGTGGCCGGCGTTCCGCTGACGCTGTTCGTGATGTGCCTGCTCCTTCGCCGGCAGCGGAAGGAGGCGCAGAGGCGCTTCTTCGCCTGGGTTTACGCCAAGTACTACGCCGACCACAATGCCGCGATTCTGGCGCCCCTCAAGCGCGAACTGTTCGCCGACATGAACCAGATCGTGTCCGCGGACCCGGTTCTCCGAGCACGAGGGGCCATCAGGATCGTGGAGATCGGCGTCGGCACGGGAACCAACCTGGCCTACTACCCGCCGGGCAGCAAGGTGATCTCGGTGGAACCCAACCCGTACTTCGAGAACATCTTCAGGGAGAACCGATGCGCATTCCCCAATGTGGAGATCGAGCGCTTCGTGCTGGGCAAGGCCGAGGACATGTCTTCGATACCGTCCGACAGTGTGGACTGCGTCGTGTCCACGCTGGTGTTGTGCTCCGTCGAGCACATGGGCTTCGCAATACGTGAGGTCAAGCGCATACTTGTCAGG GGTGGCAGCTTCTACTACGTAGAGCACATCGGCTACAAGGAAGGAAGCTGGTCGTACCGGCTGCAGCAGCTCGTGCAGCCGCTGTGGTCATTGCTGAGTGACGGCTGCCAGCTGACGCGAGACGTGCCATCATATGTCGAGTTCATTGGCTTCCGTGAGATGTTCGAGAAGGTGCACTACCCGCCCGAGATGCCTTTCGTGGTCCGGCCGACGCTCGTCGGCAAAGCCATCAAGTAG